A stretch of the Deltaproteobacteria bacterium genome encodes the following:
- the hisA gene encoding 1-(5-phosphoribosyl)-5-[(5-phosphoribosylamino)methylideneamino]imidazole-4-carboxamide isomerase, producing the protein MPFLTIPAIDIQKGKAVRLRQGRAEDATVFSDSPLDVARRFVEAGASFLHVVDLDGAFLGKPANADIICRIASSVDAEVQVGGGVRNYETASRYFAAGVSKVILGTSIVRDPEEVTRITRAYPGKVAAGIDARDGRVAIRGWVEATGVIAVELARQIEKGGVSCFIYTDIARDGMMVGPNFDAIRDFARGVSTPVIASGGVTTLDDVRRLKSMEGEGVAGAIIGRALYDGSIDLAEALKAGRE; encoded by the coding sequence ATGCCGTTCCTGACGATACCGGCGATCGACATACAGAAGGGGAAGGCGGTCCGGCTGCGCCAGGGGCGCGCCGAGGACGCCACCGTCTTCTCGGATTCCCCGCTCGACGTGGCGAGGCGCTTCGTCGAGGCGGGAGCGTCGTTCCTCCACGTGGTCGACCTGGACGGCGCGTTCCTCGGGAAACCGGCCAACGCCGACATCATCTGCCGCATCGCCTCCTCCGTCGACGCCGAGGTCCAGGTCGGGGGCGGGGTGCGGAACTACGAGACGGCGTCCCGGTACTTCGCCGCCGGCGTCTCGAAGGTCATCCTCGGCACCTCGATCGTCCGCGACCCGGAGGAGGTCACCCGGATCACCCGGGCGTATCCGGGGAAGGTGGCCGCCGGGATCGACGCCCGCGACGGCCGCGTGGCGATCCGCGGGTGGGTGGAGGCGACCGGCGTCATCGCCGTCGAACTGGCCCGGCAGATCGAGAAGGGCGGCGTCTCCTGCTTCATCTACACCGATATCGCCCGCGACGGGATGATGGTGGGACCGAATTTCGACGCGATCCGCGACTTCGCGAGGGGGGTGTCCACCCCCGTGATCGCGTCGGGGGGCGTCACGACCCTGGACGACGTCCGCAGGCTGAAGTCGATGGAGGGCGAGGGGGTGGCCGGCGCGATCATCGGACGAGCCCTCTACGACGGTTCGATCGACCTGGCCGAGGCGCTGAAAGCCGGGCGGGAGTAG
- the hisH gene encoding imidazole glycerol phosphate synthase subunit HisH — protein MGNLRSVSKALESLGFRTTVSGDASELSRCRGIVFPGVGAFRDCIGNVARQGLLPFLREYLAGGKPFLGICVGMQLLFSESEEFGRHEGIGFFPGKVVRFPADMRAPGGRTLKVPHMGWNGVEILVDHPVLRGIPSGTYFYFVHSFYAAPGDPADTACRTTYGVPFTAAVARGNRIAVQFHPEKSQAAGLRLLGNFGRLCAQAA, from the coding sequence ATGGGGAACCTGCGCAGCGTCAGCAAGGCGCTGGAGTCGCTCGGTTTCCGGACCACGGTCAGCGGCGACGCGTCCGAGCTCTCCCGCTGCCGGGGGATCGTCTTCCCCGGCGTGGGGGCGTTCCGCGACTGCATCGGGAACGTGGCCCGGCAGGGGCTGCTGCCGTTCCTGCGGGAGTACCTGGCCGGGGGAAAGCCGTTCCTGGGGATCTGCGTGGGGATGCAGCTGCTCTTTTCGGAGAGCGAGGAGTTCGGGAGGCACGAGGGGATCGGCTTCTTTCCCGGAAAGGTGGTACGGTTTCCCGCCGACATGCGGGCGCCGGGGGGGCGGACGCTGAAGGTGCCGCACATGGGGTGGAACGGGGTGGAGATCCTGGTGGACCACCCCGTTCTGCGGGGGATCCCGTCGGGAACGTACTTCTACTTCGTCCACTCCTTCTACGCCGCGCCGGGGGATCCCGCCGACACGGCGTGCCGGACGACGTACGGCGTGCCGTTTACCGCCGCTGTCGCGCGCGGAAACCGCATCGCCGTGCAGTTCCACCCCGAGAAGAGCCAGGCGGCCGGACTGCGCCTGCTGGGGAACTTCGGGCGCCTCTGCGCCCAGGCGGCTTGA
- the hisB gene encoding imidazoleglycerol-phosphate dehydratase HisB: MAREGQVDRKTKETNVKLSLRLEGDGTGKVETGVPFLDHMLTLFLRHGLFDLTIVAKGDIEVDYHHLVEDVGICLGEAFRKALGEMKGITRYGHAVVPMIEALAAVTVDVSARPHLVYRSPLGNEKVGKFDVELVEEFLRAFAQSSGVCLHVNIQYGSNAHHTVEAVFKALGRAMSAAVRLDPRVKGVPSTKGVLG, encoded by the coding sequence ATGGCGAGGGAAGGACAGGTCGACCGGAAGACCAAGGAGACGAACGTCAAGCTCTCCCTCCGGCTCGAGGGGGACGGCACGGGCAAGGTGGAGACGGGGGTCCCGTTCCTCGACCACATGCTCACCCTGTTCCTCCGGCACGGGCTGTTCGACCTGACGATCGTCGCGAAGGGGGACATCGAGGTCGACTACCACCACCTGGTGGAGGACGTCGGGATCTGCCTCGGGGAGGCGTTCCGCAAAGCGCTGGGGGAGATGAAGGGGATCACGCGGTACGGCCACGCCGTGGTCCCGATGATCGAGGCGCTGGCCGCGGTGACGGTCGACGTCTCGGCGAGGCCGCACCTGGTCTACCGGTCCCCGCTCGGGAACGAGAAGGTCGGGAAGTTCGACGTGGAGCTCGTGGAGGAGTTCCTGCGGGCGTTCGCCCAGTCCTCCGGCGTCTGCCTCCACGTGAACATACAGTACGGGTCGAACGCGCACCACACGGTGGAGGCCGTGTTCAAGGCGCTCGGGCGCGCCATGTCCGCCGCGGTCCGGCTGGACCCGCGCGTCAAGGGGGTCCCATCGACCAAGGGCGTCCTGGGGTGA